A part of Maniola hyperantus chromosome 14, iAphHyp1.2, whole genome shotgun sequence genomic DNA contains:
- the LOC117988620 gene encoding zinc finger CCCH domain-containing protein 18 isoform X3, with protein MDSEDSRDATGDAQSTSSSSSSSSRSRRSSSSDSSKKDPKSPPRSPPSPRSNRPKSPSPDSRSQSSHRSAPKGKPPLSPDNLSEAHSDINSPENSMPASPVGPKSPDGPKSPSELGSNIGSPEHPEQYSSAPLSGGEGPKTPHSPGSSLKSPPASPSNRSQPVSPDSASQVTLSRNREPRSPTATPSPDRASFQSSPPRSPLKKNDWSPKEKWRRHTKAEQKMVSMPRNRSRSESSQSSRSSSYNKRPSNKDPATEAISDGEMESDHEDGKFRNKSTASDKQDKDHNISHEDLSDVSDDSDGPDNTDKETKSKSKPQSPDKKIDIVNGNDVPSSHPSPKSDNGKGDAPKLDKVPQEKTSNTEDGEEQLDFEAEEGECIEPTKTKDQSNGEIETQGGEKEDVKAIRRSRGSSLEEGEVSDEAERRPEESEPRPVCRFFSRGACTWGVSCRFLHPGVTDKGNYNMFDVVRGVPAAGAFPAPRDSAPPESAWERGLRTAKEMLRIANKRKEQDMDFEEKKLHLSVGGVVHDPDAELAYAAAAVGASPPRDLPPAHRDPDVYRPGPYGGAMYRGGRFPRPPIDERERFYERERGYDRERAFERPPYYDEQMPAPEDVPYHKRRVRSSREVIVQRAEVERREAREGREGRVKEVREGREVREGREGREGRDGRGDEWADPWMRAEPAARRRKPQSSEDSYSSSRLSPSVIVRERRLATARATAMNPPAPRRRAPSPAAARQLSAINPPPPAPHRHKDEVDPYGRGKVASRSRNRKKYSRSSSSGSESSSSSSESESESRSSSSSGSSGARRARHARLLNAAARPRINAKSNAGLAAAVSTATSKKEASIEKEVINKKRIATSPVGGAAPAKKSVSRREELLKQLKAVEDAIARKRSKI; from the exons ATGGATTCTGAAGATTCTCGAGATGCAACTGGAGATGCTCAGTCAACATCAAGCAGTAGTAGCTCCAGTTCGAGAAGCAGGCGGAGTTCGTCTTCAGATAGTTCTAAAAAAGATCCTAAATCCCCACCCAGGTCCCCTCCGTCACCAAGATCCAACAGGCCTAAATCTCCTTCTCCAGACAGCCGCTCTCAATCATCTCATAGATCTGCTCCCAAGGGTAAACCTCCATTGTCTCCGGATAATTTAAGTGAAGCTCATTCAGATATAAATTCACCTGAAAATTCTATGCCTGCTTCACCAGTTGGCCCCAAATCCCCTGATGGTCCAAAATCACCTAGTGAATTAGGTTCAAATATTGGCTCTCCAGAACACCCTGAACAGTATTCGTCTGCCCCACTTTCGGGTGGAGAAGGCCCTAAAACCCCACACTCTCCAGGTAGTTCTCTGAAATCCCCACCAGCCTCACCATCAAACAGGTCTCAACCAGTTTCCCCGGACTCAGCGTCTCAAGTTACCTTGTCAAGAAATCGTGAGCCACGGTCACCAACTGCTACTCCATCTCCCGACAGAGCTTCTTTTCAGTCGTCACCTCCTAGATCACcacttaaaaaaaatgattggaGTCCTAAAGAAAAATGGCGAAGACATACTAAGGCTGAACAAAAAATGGTGTCCATGCCTAGAAATCGGAGTAGATCTGAATCAAGTCAGTCTAGTAGAAGCTCGTCGTATAACAAAAGGCCTAGTAATAAAGATCCAGCAACTGAAGCTATTTCTGAtg GTGAAATGGAATCAGATCACGAAGATGGTAAATTTCGGAACAAATCAACAGCAAGTGATAAGCAGGACAAGGACCATAACATTAGTCATGAAGATCTATCTGATGTTTCTGATGATTCTGATGGACCAGACAATACTGACAAAGAAACTAAG AGTAAATCAAAACCTCAATCACCGGATAAGAAAATTGATATTGTCAATGGTAATGATGTACCCAGTTCACATCCATCACCTAAATCTGACAATGGGAAAGGTGATGCTCCCAAATTAGACAAA GTGCCTCAAGAAAAAACAAGCAACACAGAAGATGGAGAGGAACAGTTGGACTTTGAGGCGGAAGAAGGTGAATGTATTGAGCCCACTAAGACTAAAGACCAATCAAATGGAGAGATTGAGACACAGGGAGGTGAAAAAG AGGACGTAAAAGCTATTCGTCGTTCCCGTGGTTCGTCGCTGGAAGAAGGCGAGGTCTCTGACGAAGCGGAGAGAAGGCCTGAAGAGAGCGAGCCCAGACCTGTATGCCGGTTCTTCTCTAGGGGAGCCTGTACTTGGGGTGTTAGTTGCAG GTTTCTTCACCCGGGTGTGACTGACAAGGGTAACTACAACATGTTCGACGTGGTGCGTGGCGTGCCGGCCGCCGGTGCCTTCCCCGCGCCACGCGACTCCGCGCCGCCCGAGTCCGCCTGGGAGCGCGGCCTGCGCACCGCTAAGGAG ATGCTTAGGATAGCAAACAAACGTAAAGAGCAAGACATGGACTTCGAGGAAAAGAAACTCCATCTATCAGTGGGCGGGGTGGTTCACGACCCGGACGCGGAGCTCGCGTACGCGGCCGCGGCCGTCGGCGCCTCGCCGCCGCGCGACCTGCCGCCCGCGCATCGCGACCCCGACGTGTACAG GCCTGGGCCTTACGGTGGCGCGATGTACCGCGGTGGGCGGTTCCCGCGTCCACCAATAGACGAGCGCGAACGTTTCTACGAACGCGAGCGTGGTTACGATCGCGAGCGCGCGTTCGAACGTCCCCCCTACTATGATGAACAAATGCCTGCTCCTGAAGATGTACCCTACCACAAG AGGCGCGTTCGTTCATCTCGTGAAGTGATAGTCCAACGTGCAGAAGTGGAACGACGTGAGGCACGAGAGGGTCGCGAAGGCCGTGTGAAGGAGGTTCGGGAGGGCCGCGAGGTCCGAGAGGGGCGTGAGGGTCGCGAGGGCCGCGACGGCCGAGGGGACGAGTGGGCCGATCCCTGGATGCGGGCCGAACCCGCCGCTCGACGACGAAAACCACAATCTTCTGAGGATTCATATTCATCCTCTAG GTTGTCACCGTCGGTGATCGTTCGCGAGCGTCGTTTGGCCACCGCTCGCGCTACCGCCATGAACCCCCCGGCGCCGCGCAGACGTGCGCCCTCGCCGGCCGCCGCGCGACAACTGAGCGCGATCAACCCACCCCCGCCTGCACCGCACCGACACAAG GATGAAGTGGATCCATACGGACGCGGCAAAGTGGCGAGCCGCAGTAGAAATAGGAAGAAATACTCAAGATCTTCATCATCAGGTTCAG AGTCGTCATCATCCTCGAGCGAGTCGGAGAGCGAGTCGCGATCATCTTCATCGTCGGGTAGCTCTGGGGCGCGGCGCGCGAGACATGCGCGTCTGCTCAACGCTGCTGCGAGACCGCG gaTAAATGCAAAATCAAATGCGGGTCTTGCAGCCGCAGTATCAACTGCCACTAGTAAAAAGGAAGCGTCGATTGAGAaag AAGTTATAAATAAGAAACGCATAGCGACGTCGCCAGTTGGCGGAGCGGCGCCCGCTAAGAAATCAGTCTCCAGGCGAGAGGAACTCCTCAAACAACTGAAGGCGGTCGAGGATGCCATAGCTAGGAAGCGGTCCAAGATATAG
- the LOC117988620 gene encoding zinc finger CCCH domain-containing protein 18 isoform X2, whose protein sequence is MDSEDSRDATGDAQSTSSSSSSSSRSRRSSSSDSSKKDPKSPPRSPPSPRSNRPKSPSPDSRSQSSHRSAPKGKPPLSPDNLSEAHSDINSPENSMPASPVGPKSPDGPKSPSELGSNIGSPEHPEQYSSAPLSGGEGPKTPHSPGSSLKSPPASPSNRSQPVSPDSASQVTLSRNREPRSPTATPSPDRASFQSSPPRSPLKKNDWSPKEKWRRHTKAEQKMVSMPRNRSRSESSQSSRSSSYNKRPSNKDPATEAISDGEMESDHEDGKFRNKSTASDKQDKDHNISHEDLSDVSDDSDGPDNTDKETKSKSKPQSPDKKIDIVNGNDVPSSHPSPKSDNGKGDAPKLDKVPQEKTSNTEDGEEQLDFEAEEGECIEPTKTKDQSNGEIETQGGEKEDVKAIRRSRGSSLEEGEVSDEAERRPEESEPRPVCRFFSRGACTWGVSCRFLHPGVTDKGNYNMFDVVRGVPAAGAFPAPRDSAPPESAWERGLRTAKEMLRIANKRKEQDMDFEEKKLHLSVGGVVHDPDAELAYAAAAVGASPPRDLPPAHRDPDVYRPGPYGGAMYRGGRFPRPPIDERERFYERERGYDRERAFERPPYYDEQMPAPEDVPYHKRRVRSSREVIVQRAEVERREAREGREGRVKEVREGREVREGREGREGRDGRGDEWADPWMRAEPAARRRKPQSSEDSYSSSSSRSTGSPGARRKRRASSSSRQRLSPSVIVRERRLATARATAMNPPAPRRRAPSPAAARQLSAINPPPPAPHRHKDEVDPYGRGKVASRSRNRKKYSRSSSSGSESSSSSSESESESRSSSSSGSSGARRARHARLLNAAARPRINAKSNAGLAAAVSTATSKKEASIEKEVINKKRIATSPVGGAAPAKKSVSRREELLKQLKAVEDAIARKRSKI, encoded by the exons ATGGATTCTGAAGATTCTCGAGATGCAACTGGAGATGCTCAGTCAACATCAAGCAGTAGTAGCTCCAGTTCGAGAAGCAGGCGGAGTTCGTCTTCAGATAGTTCTAAAAAAGATCCTAAATCCCCACCCAGGTCCCCTCCGTCACCAAGATCCAACAGGCCTAAATCTCCTTCTCCAGACAGCCGCTCTCAATCATCTCATAGATCTGCTCCCAAGGGTAAACCTCCATTGTCTCCGGATAATTTAAGTGAAGCTCATTCAGATATAAATTCACCTGAAAATTCTATGCCTGCTTCACCAGTTGGCCCCAAATCCCCTGATGGTCCAAAATCACCTAGTGAATTAGGTTCAAATATTGGCTCTCCAGAACACCCTGAACAGTATTCGTCTGCCCCACTTTCGGGTGGAGAAGGCCCTAAAACCCCACACTCTCCAGGTAGTTCTCTGAAATCCCCACCAGCCTCACCATCAAACAGGTCTCAACCAGTTTCCCCGGACTCAGCGTCTCAAGTTACCTTGTCAAGAAATCGTGAGCCACGGTCACCAACTGCTACTCCATCTCCCGACAGAGCTTCTTTTCAGTCGTCACCTCCTAGATCACcacttaaaaaaaatgattggaGTCCTAAAGAAAAATGGCGAAGACATACTAAGGCTGAACAAAAAATGGTGTCCATGCCTAGAAATCGGAGTAGATCTGAATCAAGTCAGTCTAGTAGAAGCTCGTCGTATAACAAAAGGCCTAGTAATAAAGATCCAGCAACTGAAGCTATTTCTGAtg GTGAAATGGAATCAGATCACGAAGATGGTAAATTTCGGAACAAATCAACAGCAAGTGATAAGCAGGACAAGGACCATAACATTAGTCATGAAGATCTATCTGATGTTTCTGATGATTCTGATGGACCAGACAATACTGACAAAGAAACTAAG AGTAAATCAAAACCTCAATCACCGGATAAGAAAATTGATATTGTCAATGGTAATGATGTACCCAGTTCACATCCATCACCTAAATCTGACAATGGGAAAGGTGATGCTCCCAAATTAGACAAA GTGCCTCAAGAAAAAACAAGCAACACAGAAGATGGAGAGGAACAGTTGGACTTTGAGGCGGAAGAAGGTGAATGTATTGAGCCCACTAAGACTAAAGACCAATCAAATGGAGAGATTGAGACACAGGGAGGTGAAAAAG AGGACGTAAAAGCTATTCGTCGTTCCCGTGGTTCGTCGCTGGAAGAAGGCGAGGTCTCTGACGAAGCGGAGAGAAGGCCTGAAGAGAGCGAGCCCAGACCTGTATGCCGGTTCTTCTCTAGGGGAGCCTGTACTTGGGGTGTTAGTTGCAG GTTTCTTCACCCGGGTGTGACTGACAAGGGTAACTACAACATGTTCGACGTGGTGCGTGGCGTGCCGGCCGCCGGTGCCTTCCCCGCGCCACGCGACTCCGCGCCGCCCGAGTCCGCCTGGGAGCGCGGCCTGCGCACCGCTAAGGAG ATGCTTAGGATAGCAAACAAACGTAAAGAGCAAGACATGGACTTCGAGGAAAAGAAACTCCATCTATCAGTGGGCGGGGTGGTTCACGACCCGGACGCGGAGCTCGCGTACGCGGCCGCGGCCGTCGGCGCCTCGCCGCCGCGCGACCTGCCGCCCGCGCATCGCGACCCCGACGTGTACAG GCCTGGGCCTTACGGTGGCGCGATGTACCGCGGTGGGCGGTTCCCGCGTCCACCAATAGACGAGCGCGAACGTTTCTACGAACGCGAGCGTGGTTACGATCGCGAGCGCGCGTTCGAACGTCCCCCCTACTATGATGAACAAATGCCTGCTCCTGAAGATGTACCCTACCACAAG AGGCGCGTTCGTTCATCTCGTGAAGTGATAGTCCAACGTGCAGAAGTGGAACGACGTGAGGCACGAGAGGGTCGCGAAGGCCGTGTGAAGGAGGTTCGGGAGGGCCGCGAGGTCCGAGAGGGGCGTGAGGGTCGCGAGGGCCGCGACGGCCGAGGGGACGAGTGGGCCGATCCCTGGATGCGGGCCGAACCCGCCGCTCGACGACGAAAACCACAATCTTCTGAGGATTCATATTCATCCTCTAG CTCGCGTAGTACAGGCAGCCCCGGGGCGAGGCGAAAGCGACGGGCGTCCTCGTCTTCACGCCAGAG GTTGTCACCGTCGGTGATCGTTCGCGAGCGTCGTTTGGCCACCGCTCGCGCTACCGCCATGAACCCCCCGGCGCCGCGCAGACGTGCGCCCTCGCCGGCCGCCGCGCGACAACTGAGCGCGATCAACCCACCCCCGCCTGCACCGCACCGACACAAG GATGAAGTGGATCCATACGGACGCGGCAAAGTGGCGAGCCGCAGTAGAAATAGGAAGAAATACTCAAGATCTTCATCATCAGGTTCAG AGTCGTCATCATCCTCGAGCGAGTCGGAGAGCGAGTCGCGATCATCTTCATCGTCGGGTAGCTCTGGGGCGCGGCGCGCGAGACATGCGCGTCTGCTCAACGCTGCTGCGAGACCGCG gaTAAATGCAAAATCAAATGCGGGTCTTGCAGCCGCAGTATCAACTGCCACTAGTAAAAAGGAAGCGTCGATTGAGAaag AAGTTATAAATAAGAAACGCATAGCGACGTCGCCAGTTGGCGGAGCGGCGCCCGCTAAGAAATCAGTCTCCAGGCGAGAGGAACTCCTCAAACAACTGAAGGCGGTCGAGGATGCCATAGCTAGGAAGCGGTCCAAGATATAG
- the LOC117988620 gene encoding zinc finger CCCH domain-containing protein 18 isoform X1 — protein MDSEDSRDATGDAQSTSSSSSSSSRSRRSSSSDSSKKDPKSPPRSPPSPRSNRPKSPSPDSRSQSSHRSAPKGKPPLSPDNLSEAHSDINSPENSMPASPVGPKSPDGPKSPSELGSNIGSPEHPEQYSSAPLSGGEGPKTPHSPGSSLKSPPASPSNRSQPVSPDSASQVTLSRNREPRSPTATPSPDRASFQSSPPRSPLKKNDWSPKEKWRRHTKAEQKMVSMPRNRSRSESSQSSRSSSYNKRPSNKDPATEAISDGEMESDHEDGKFRNKSTASDKQDKDHNISHEDLSDVSDDSDGPDNTDKETKSKSKPQSPDKKIDIVNGNDVPSSHPSPKSDNGKGDAPKLDKVPQEKTSNTEDGEEQLDFEAEEGECIEPTKTKDQSNGEIETQGGEKEDVKAIRRSRGSSLEEGEVSDEAERRPEESEPRPVCRFFSRGACTWGVSCRFLHPGVTDKGNYNMFDVVRGVPAAGAFPAPRDSAPPESAWERGLRTAKEMLRIANKRKEQDMDFEEKKLHLSVGGVVHDPDAELAYAAAAVGASPPRDLPPAHRDPDVYRPGPYGGAMYRGGRFPRPPIDERERFYERERGYDRERAFERPPYYDEQMPAPEDVPYHKRRVRSSREVIVQRAEVERREAREGREGRVKEVREGREVREGREGREGRDGRGDEWADPWMRAEPAARRRKPQSSEDSYSSSSSSNSSSRSTGSPGARRKRRASSSSRQRLSPSVIVRERRLATARATAMNPPAPRRRAPSPAAARQLSAINPPPPAPHRHKDEVDPYGRGKVASRSRNRKKYSRSSSSGSESSSSSSESESESRSSSSSGSSGARRARHARLLNAAARPRINAKSNAGLAAAVSTATSKKEASIEKEVINKKRIATSPVGGAAPAKKSVSRREELLKQLKAVEDAIARKRSKI, from the exons ATGGATTCTGAAGATTCTCGAGATGCAACTGGAGATGCTCAGTCAACATCAAGCAGTAGTAGCTCCAGTTCGAGAAGCAGGCGGAGTTCGTCTTCAGATAGTTCTAAAAAAGATCCTAAATCCCCACCCAGGTCCCCTCCGTCACCAAGATCCAACAGGCCTAAATCTCCTTCTCCAGACAGCCGCTCTCAATCATCTCATAGATCTGCTCCCAAGGGTAAACCTCCATTGTCTCCGGATAATTTAAGTGAAGCTCATTCAGATATAAATTCACCTGAAAATTCTATGCCTGCTTCACCAGTTGGCCCCAAATCCCCTGATGGTCCAAAATCACCTAGTGAATTAGGTTCAAATATTGGCTCTCCAGAACACCCTGAACAGTATTCGTCTGCCCCACTTTCGGGTGGAGAAGGCCCTAAAACCCCACACTCTCCAGGTAGTTCTCTGAAATCCCCACCAGCCTCACCATCAAACAGGTCTCAACCAGTTTCCCCGGACTCAGCGTCTCAAGTTACCTTGTCAAGAAATCGTGAGCCACGGTCACCAACTGCTACTCCATCTCCCGACAGAGCTTCTTTTCAGTCGTCACCTCCTAGATCACcacttaaaaaaaatgattggaGTCCTAAAGAAAAATGGCGAAGACATACTAAGGCTGAACAAAAAATGGTGTCCATGCCTAGAAATCGGAGTAGATCTGAATCAAGTCAGTCTAGTAGAAGCTCGTCGTATAACAAAAGGCCTAGTAATAAAGATCCAGCAACTGAAGCTATTTCTGAtg GTGAAATGGAATCAGATCACGAAGATGGTAAATTTCGGAACAAATCAACAGCAAGTGATAAGCAGGACAAGGACCATAACATTAGTCATGAAGATCTATCTGATGTTTCTGATGATTCTGATGGACCAGACAATACTGACAAAGAAACTAAG AGTAAATCAAAACCTCAATCACCGGATAAGAAAATTGATATTGTCAATGGTAATGATGTACCCAGTTCACATCCATCACCTAAATCTGACAATGGGAAAGGTGATGCTCCCAAATTAGACAAA GTGCCTCAAGAAAAAACAAGCAACACAGAAGATGGAGAGGAACAGTTGGACTTTGAGGCGGAAGAAGGTGAATGTATTGAGCCCACTAAGACTAAAGACCAATCAAATGGAGAGATTGAGACACAGGGAGGTGAAAAAG AGGACGTAAAAGCTATTCGTCGTTCCCGTGGTTCGTCGCTGGAAGAAGGCGAGGTCTCTGACGAAGCGGAGAGAAGGCCTGAAGAGAGCGAGCCCAGACCTGTATGCCGGTTCTTCTCTAGGGGAGCCTGTACTTGGGGTGTTAGTTGCAG GTTTCTTCACCCGGGTGTGACTGACAAGGGTAACTACAACATGTTCGACGTGGTGCGTGGCGTGCCGGCCGCCGGTGCCTTCCCCGCGCCACGCGACTCCGCGCCGCCCGAGTCCGCCTGGGAGCGCGGCCTGCGCACCGCTAAGGAG ATGCTTAGGATAGCAAACAAACGTAAAGAGCAAGACATGGACTTCGAGGAAAAGAAACTCCATCTATCAGTGGGCGGGGTGGTTCACGACCCGGACGCGGAGCTCGCGTACGCGGCCGCGGCCGTCGGCGCCTCGCCGCCGCGCGACCTGCCGCCCGCGCATCGCGACCCCGACGTGTACAG GCCTGGGCCTTACGGTGGCGCGATGTACCGCGGTGGGCGGTTCCCGCGTCCACCAATAGACGAGCGCGAACGTTTCTACGAACGCGAGCGTGGTTACGATCGCGAGCGCGCGTTCGAACGTCCCCCCTACTATGATGAACAAATGCCTGCTCCTGAAGATGTACCCTACCACAAG AGGCGCGTTCGTTCATCTCGTGAAGTGATAGTCCAACGTGCAGAAGTGGAACGACGTGAGGCACGAGAGGGTCGCGAAGGCCGTGTGAAGGAGGTTCGGGAGGGCCGCGAGGTCCGAGAGGGGCGTGAGGGTCGCGAGGGCCGCGACGGCCGAGGGGACGAGTGGGCCGATCCCTGGATGCGGGCCGAACCCGCCGCTCGACGACGAAAACCACAATCTTCTGAGGATTCATATTCATCCTCTAG CTCTTCAAATTCCAGCTCGCGTAGTACAGGCAGCCCCGGGGCGAGGCGAAAGCGACGGGCGTCCTCGTCTTCACGCCAGAG GTTGTCACCGTCGGTGATCGTTCGCGAGCGTCGTTTGGCCACCGCTCGCGCTACCGCCATGAACCCCCCGGCGCCGCGCAGACGTGCGCCCTCGCCGGCCGCCGCGCGACAACTGAGCGCGATCAACCCACCCCCGCCTGCACCGCACCGACACAAG GATGAAGTGGATCCATACGGACGCGGCAAAGTGGCGAGCCGCAGTAGAAATAGGAAGAAATACTCAAGATCTTCATCATCAGGTTCAG AGTCGTCATCATCCTCGAGCGAGTCGGAGAGCGAGTCGCGATCATCTTCATCGTCGGGTAGCTCTGGGGCGCGGCGCGCGAGACATGCGCGTCTGCTCAACGCTGCTGCGAGACCGCG gaTAAATGCAAAATCAAATGCGGGTCTTGCAGCCGCAGTATCAACTGCCACTAGTAAAAAGGAAGCGTCGATTGAGAaag AAGTTATAAATAAGAAACGCATAGCGACGTCGCCAGTTGGCGGAGCGGCGCCCGCTAAGAAATCAGTCTCCAGGCGAGAGGAACTCCTCAAACAACTGAAGGCGGTCGAGGATGCCATAGCTAGGAAGCGGTCCAAGATATAG
- the Pop1 gene encoding ribonucleases P/MRP protein subunit POP1 gives MDQNMEFDAALGGTEHLPHSANSFKFAASRSVEIAAMTESILHPSKTKLIFQCLPVHMRRRVMSHNSKRLPRRLREGHLEQLKKSGLPPKQKRPSRKYRRRATNLLEEYNRRQRRHVWLETHIWHAKRFHMIERWGHRLAYRPCDKAFRACYRASSAHCLVQDISYYIPIQIKGSVESIKDMFSSLTSNSCGLGICAKAYLNGNREGTINLYMPDKYPFEFIGRVEFLWVSYNSNEELWLFVHPAFAKQVDSVLSDLIDISKSDANNKENEENAIAKRRKITTKYSDIQIKTMSGVYNRFRMTGPKSHPVLVQTLKCVKDIEKFKTNVWLQHATKENTELFLEQKHDYWESISSVNSPSQLPPSLVVGLVVKDPRLSRPKKRTKASNKTTPTETESLLNIPQHLASSPIWDASVCEIIKDKKITNAQYIEHITKTQLVPGEVNEEDPFLPTIPIVLIQRPGSQNCGYKKLGYGSGWDIIIPAGYGLPFWLTFIMFGARAGGLRETESVAFETGSCYMPPDSEAGQMEEKRIELELKEKYFRRPPSKRVNFIKLAVPSPFLCPWNVLLKEWGNEKEEKLFVLRDRDMLHNLQNCIVLKKKAPKLDHSAHCLVPVYIQIIGKGNLKQHAMICIPKKSDISSREKIMEPHHPDGNVKLRKQKRDEHKKLLKRMQKKRIKLKTKISVKEAIQPKPLNKNKHEPSEYVKAMRELWLPSNIEAVRNIGCREVMGYLSQGAFSFSEAKSCGVGYVTYNAVMKLLDHGLNRVLVRNTTSRTYRIANIEIIK, from the exons ATGGATCAAAATATGGAGTTTGATGCGGCTTTGGGAGGGACCGAACACCTCCCGCATTCAGCTAACAGTTTCAAATTCGCCGCTTCTAGAAGTGTGGAAATTGCAGCCATGACCGAAAGTATCCTTCATCCCAGTAAAACTAAGCTAATCTTCCAATGCTTACCCGTCCATATGCGCCGGAGAGTTATGAGCCACAACAGTAAACGTCTTCCACGGCGCTTACGAGAAGGGCACTTAGAACAGTTAAAAAAAAGCGGGTTGCCTCCAAAACAGAAGCGACCTTCCCGCAAATATAGACGACGTGCAACTAACCTGCTAGAAGAATACAATAGGCGGCAAAGAAGACATGTTTGGTTAGAAACGCACATTTGGCACGCAAAGAGGTTTCATATGATCGAACGGTGGGGACATCGCTTAGCGTACAGGCCTTGTGACAAAGCCTTTAGAGCTTGCTACCGTGCTAGCTCTGCACATTGCCTTGTTCAAGATATCTCGTATTATATCCCTATACAAATCAAGGGATCCGTTGAAAGTATAAAAGATATGTTCAGCTCACTCACAAGTAATTCTTGTGGGCTTGGTATCTGTGCTAAAGCATATTTAAATGGTAATAGAGAAGGAACAATTAACTTATACATGCCTGATAAATATCCATTTGAATTTATAggaagagttgaatttttatgGGTCTCGTACAATTCAAATGAAGAACTTTGGTTGTTTGTACATCCGGCTTTTGCAAAACAAGTGGACTCAGTGTTATCTGACTTAATCGATATTTCAAAATCAGATGCAAATAACAAAGAAAATGAGGAAAACGCTATTGCTAAAAGGAGGAAAATAACTACTAAATATTCTGATATTCAAATTAAAACAATGTCAGGAGTGTACAATAGATTTCGTATGACTGGTCCCAAGAGTCATCCAGTACTTGTACAAACTCTCAAATGTGTAAAAGACATAGAAAAATTCAAAACTAATGTGTGGTTACAGCATGCCACTAAGGAAAATACTGAATTATTTTTAGAACAAAAGCATGATTACTGGGAAAGTATCAGTTCTGTAAACTCACCATCGCAGTTACCACCAAGCTTAGTAGTTGGCTTGGTTGTTAAAGATCCTCGGTTAAGTCGCCccaaaaaaagaacaaaagcaTCTAACAAAACTACACCAACTGAAACTGAATCACTACTAAATATACCACAACATTTAGCCTCTTCACCCATATGGGATGCCTCAgtatgtgaaataataaaagACAAGAAAATAACGAATGCCCAATACATTGAGCACATAACAAAAACACAGTTAGTGCCTGGGGAGGTCAATGAAGAGGATCCTTTCCTTCCAACAATACCTATTGTATTAATACAAAGGCCTGGATCTCAAAACTGTGGTTACAAAAAACTTG GATATGGCAGTGGATGGGACATAATCATACCAGCAGGATATGGTCTACCATTCTGGTTAACTTTTATAATGTTTGGAGCGAGAGCAGGAGGTCTTCGTGAAACTGAGAGTGTTGCTTTTGAAACAGGCAGTTGCTACATGCCACCAGATTCTGAAGCTGGGCAAATGGAGGAAAAGAGGATAGAGTTGGAGCTTAAAGAAAAGTATTTTAGACGTCCACCCAGCAAGAGGGTGAATTTTATAAAACTTGCAGTGCCCAGCCCTTTTTTATGCCCTTGGAATGTTCTGCTAAAAGAATGGGGTAATGAGAAAGAAGAGAAGCTGTTTGTTCTACGTGATAGAGATATGTTACATAATTTACAG AACTGCATTGTATTGAAAAAGAAGGCCCCAAAGCTAGACCACTCTGCTCACTGCTTAGTTCCTGTTTACATACAAATAATAGGCAAAGGTAATTTGAAACAACATGCAATGATATGCATTCCAAAGAAAAGTGATATATCTTCAAGAGAAAAAATAATGGAACCACATCATCCAGATGGCAATGTAAAATTAAGGAAGCAAAAAAGAGATGAACATAAGAAGTTGTTAAAACGAATGCAGAAAAAACGAATAAAACTAAAGACGAAAATATCTGTAAAAGAG gCAATTCAACCAAAACCATTGAACAAAAACAAACATGAGCCATCAGAATATGTTAAAGCCATGAGAGAATTATGGCTTCCTTCCAACATAGAAGCAGTTCGAAATATTGGTTGCCGAGAAGTCATGGGATATTTGTCACAAGGCGCTTTCAGTTTCTCGGAAGCCAAGAGTTGTGGAGTTGGCTATGTGACCTACAATGCTGTTATGAAGTTACTGGATCATGGATTAAATAGAGTTCTTGTTCGGAATACCACTTCAAGGACATATAGAATAGcaaatattgaaataataaagtaa